ataataccctgttccacagtgtggcgcagggtataaaaaggaataaGCTGTAGGAAGATACCATACGAATCGGTAGTGTGGTTAaggtaatttttactacaaacattttttttccatacaacatatttttttagtaaattgttcacatttcgtagtaagatttgtaTATTgcctatgtatttttataatacaatcaacaATGTATACGAAGGATGCGATGCCTAGTGTTTCCGGTACGTCGGAAGGTGGTGCCGTATCATCACTGCCCCGAGCGGCTGTGACTGCTCCTATTTCTTGTGATCCTCTTCCAGGTATTGTAGCTGAACAGTCCACGCAAGCTCCTGTACCGCCGATTCCTTTGGTGACTGACTCGTCTTCTTCGCGCGGTCATGGGGTTGATTCAGGTTTGTCTCTCATAAGTTTCGCGACGCCTACTTTGTCGGATTGCCCTCAGCCTCAACCAAAAGGGAAAAGCTCGAAGAGACTCAATATGGCTGCCTCAAAGAGGGTAGTTTTTGTTTCTCGTTTTTCCCGGAGACGACGGCTGAGGACATTCATTGTTATATAAGGTCTAGGGTCGCCATAGGAACATCGTAGCTGAATTGGCAGACTACAACCGACAAGCAACTACTACAAGAGGGCTTCCTCAGGGAGGAGTGATATCACCTGTGCTCTGGCTGATTATAGTGGATGAGATTCTTAGCGCCCTGAGTAATAGGGGCATAAAAGTGGTGGCGTACGCGGATGACATCGTCATAATGGTCTCAGGTAAATTCTTGGATACGATCTCGGACGTAATGAGCGAGTCGCTGAAGTCTCTAGCGGAATGGGCTAGTGGTGGTGGACTGGGagtaaatccaaaaaaaaacggATTTGGTGCTCTTTACAAGGAAAAAGAGACTGGTCGGTTACAAAGATCCGGAATTTCAGGGCACGAGATTGACACTCTCGAAATCGGCACGTTATCTGGGGATTGTACTGGACTCGAGGCTAAATTGGCTAGAGAACGTAGCGGATCGTATGAAGAAGACTTATGCGGCGTTATACGCGTGTCAGAAGCTCGTTGGGGAGCGATGGGGGATGAAACCGGCCCTTTTCAACTGGCTATACACAGCTGTAATAAGGCCAGTAGCGGTATATGGATGTCATGTCTGGTGGCCCATCACTAACCATCACAATCATATACAGAGATTGGGCAGGATAAATAGAACGGCTCTTATCTATATGACCGGGGCGATGAGGACAACGGCCACAGCCGCACTGGAGGTATTGATGGGGATAATTCCATTGGACCTGCATATAAGGAAGACCGCGGAGGTCATACTGACCAGACTGAAGGGCCTGGACTCTTTGGAGAGCACGAGCTGCAGACACACGGAACTGATATCGTACGCCGGACGCCATGTAAGAACGGACCATATGGCGCCATGGCATATGTTTGAGAGTGACCTGGACTCAATTATCCCGAGCGTTGAGGACTGGGACGTAAACAGGATACACTTTGGGAGTCTCAACATTTATACTGACGGCTCTAAAATGACAGAAGGTGTAGGCAGCGGAATATACTGCAAGGAGTTGGGACTTAAGGAGTCCTTCAAGTTGGACGAACAATGTAGCATTTTCCAGGCCGAGATATTTGCTATTGCAAAAGCTGCAGAACTTATATCGATGAGGCCGCTATTTAGATGCGATATCAGCATTTTCATCGATAGTCAGGCAGCTATTAAGGCCCTGGGCAATACGAACATAAGgtcgaaggtagtcagccgctgtcgtagagagcttaaggttctcactgaacagcataatgtaactctgtgctgggtacctggacattatggcATAGAGGGGAATGAAGAGGCAGATATACTGGCTAAGGAAGGCGCAAGTAGTACGGAAAGCGTCAtttcggacgtttttcctccgctctctttgtttatttacaggaTCAAGGGCAAATATGAAGGTTTATGGAAGAGACGTTGGGCTTCTTCTGTTGGATGTGAACAAACCAAATTGATGTGGGATGACAATAATACTAGGAACTCTGAGGTCCTGATGTCATTACAGAGGGAGGATGTAAGGTCTATGATAGGCATCATAACGGGACACAATACCTTGGGGAAACATATGGTAAGGATAGGCCTAGCAAGTGATGATATTTGTAGGTGGTGTCTGGACCCCGATGCTACGGAGGACTCTtttcacttcctgtgccagtgtccagcactatctttcagaagaaacaagatactcggctcttatttctttcagactTTGACCGACTTGCGAGAATGCAGCCTGAGGAATATCCTCGTCTTCATCAAGTCTTCGGGGTGGAGGAGCTAGGCGCTTTCAAGGATACACTATCATACAATGGACTCATTCCGGCCAGAAGATGACGGACACGTGGAGGAGAAGGAAAAAGAAGTTTAGAGGAATAACAATGGAccaactatggtctaagtggacacaaaCCCGCTAGTTCGGATTGGTGTCaacctccataacctaacctaacctagggtcgATAGTATATCGGGTTTTAGGACTATTAGGTTGAAGTCTCAGTTCTCTGAGAATAGATCTTCATTTAAGATTATTGTCGATGCTGATCTCATCGATACGCTGTGTAATCGTGATTTTTGGCCTCCTAGGGCATTCGTGAAGGAGTTTGTTGATCGGTCTGATCAGAATGTCATCGGTATATGATTCTGAGATTCTTTACTTGGTGTTCAGCAAGGATCGTATGGGTAGGATTGGTGGTGGAGTACTAATTGGTGTCCTTGACACCTTCCCATTTGGGCGAATTGTTCTGGACGATGTTGATGGTATTGAATTCCTTGCGGTAAGGGTAGATGTTCTGGGATTTAGGTTATTCGTCACATGCTCATATATTCCTCCGGCTTCCGAGTATTCTATCTATGAGCGTCATTTTGTGGCAATAAATAGTATTATGTCTGGAATGAATGATTCAGACAGGATCGTggttttgggccgattttaatTTGCCTATGGTGTCTGGGCTCGACTTGCCTGATACGGAGGCGTTGACTCCACTGACTACTTCTGCTGGATCGGAATGGGTGACGACTTTTTTGGATCTTTTTCTTGATGCTGGTTTGGGTCAGATAAATGGAGTTTTGAATTTCTTTGGGAAGATTCTTGATTTGGTTTTTTTGGCCGAtccttataattttgatttgtcCAGATGTGATCCTGTTTCTTATCCTGAGGATAGGTATCGCCATGCTTTCTCTCTTCGCCTCTTGGTTGTTGTTCATGAGTCTCAAATGGTTGCTGCTCGGGATGAGGTATTTTCACTATGTTTTAAGAAGACGAATTTCGATTTCTTGAATTCGCTTCTTTCGGGTGTTGACTGGGGCTCTGTTTGTAGGTGTGATCGGTTGTCTGATATCGATATGGCTATTGATAATTTCTACAAGGTATTGGACGGTTTTGTGTCGCGGACTGTTCCTAGGCGGAGGGTGGATTTCCCTAGGAATCGGCCATGGTATTCTCCTGTGTTGACGAGACTCAGCAATGATAGGAATAGATGTTTTAGACGTTATAAGAGGACgggatatgattttgattatgcACGGTACTCTGTCGCTAGGTCTATTTACAATATGGAACCAAGAGCGTGTTATGTTCGTTACATTGATAAGGTTAGAGGTGACATTCGTTGTAACCCGAGgtctttttatgattttgttaGGATGAAACGTAAGTCTTTGACTAGGCCGTCGAAGATCCGGAGGGATGGTGTTGACTTTTATGGGGACCAGTCCATTGTGGACTGTTTCGCGGGCTAATTTGAATCTGTTTATAGAAAGGGTGCTTAGATGCTGATGGTTCATATCCCTATTCTATTAGGTCGCTCGATAGGGTGGCAATTCCATTATTTGATAGTCTGTCTGTGTCTGGGTATTTGCGTGAGGTTGAGGCATCCACCAGTGGTGGTCCAGATTGGATTCCTGGGATAATTCAGAGGTTTTGCTCCGAATGTCTCTCTGCTGCATTGTCGATGTTATTTAATAGTTCATTGAGGTTCGGTTAT
This is a stretch of genomic DNA from Haematobia irritans isolate KBUSLIRL chromosome 4, ASM5000362v1, whole genome shotgun sequence. It encodes these proteins:
- the LOC142235593 gene encoding uncharacterized protein LOC142235593, with amino-acid sequence MRTTATAALEVLMGIIPLDLHIRKTAEVILTRLKGLDSLESTSCRHTELISYAGRHVRTDHMAPWHMFESDLDSIIPSVEDWDVNRIHFGSLNIYTDGSKMTEGVGSGIYCKELGLKESFKLDEQCSIFQAEIFAIAKAAELISMRPLFRCDISIFIDSQAAIKALGNTNIRIKGKYEGLWKRRWASSVGCEQTKLMWDDNNTRNSEVLMSLQREDVRSMIGIITGHNTLGKHMVRIGLASDDIYFDRLARMQPEEYPRLHQVFGVEELGAFKDTLSYNGLIPARR